The DNA region GCGGAGGCGTCGATCCAGGCGTGCCGGGTGGCCGATCCAGCGGTGCTGATCACGGTGCCGCGATCTGGGCGGCGAGGTGGCCGGCGCCGTACCCGTTGTCGATGTTGACGACTGCCACACCGGGAGCGCAGGCGTTCAGCATGGTGAGCAGTGCCGCGAGCCCTTCGAAGGCGGCGCCGTAGCCCACCGACGTCGGTACCGCGATCACCGGCGCCGCGACCAGGCCGGCGACCACGCTGGGCAGGGCGCCATCCATCCCGGCAGCAACGACGATGGCCTTGGCGGTACGCAGTCGCGGCACCTGGGCGAGGATGCGGTGCAGTCCGGCAACCCCGACGTCGACCACGAGATCGGCTTGCCGACCCAGGTAGCGGGTGGTGAGCAGGGCTTCACGAGCGACGGGGAGATCCGAGGTGCCGGCCGCCAGCACCAGCACCGGGCCGCCGGTGGGTTCCGGTGGAACCGGTGGCCAGGCGACCAGCCGGGCCTCGGCGTCGTATGCGGCATCCGGCAGCACCTCCAGGAGAGCGGTCACCTGCTCTTCTCGGACCCGGGTGAACAGGGCCACTTGGGGTTGGCCGACGAGGACGGTCGCGATCCGCGCGACCTGATCGACGGTCTTGCCCTGGCAGAAGATCGCTTCCGGATAACCGCGTCGGGTCGCGCGACCCAGGTCGAGTTGGGCGATGTCATCCAGGGCTGCGTCATCCAGGGCCGCGCGGGTGGAGTGGTCAGTCATGGCTGACCGCAACCAAGGGCAGCGTGAACGCGCCCGACTGCAGGCCGGCCAGGTCCAGCGTCACGTACCGGAAGCCGGCCGCTCGGACGGCGCGGAGAACCTCGCCACGCACCGGGTCGGCAGCGATCCGAACAAGATCGTCGGCCGCCAGTTCGAGCCGGGCGATATCGCCGTGATGGCGTACCCGCAGGTCGCCCAGACCGAGCTCACGGAGAGCCTCCTCGGCGCGGTCGATCTGCGCCAGCTTGTCGGGCGTGACCTCCTCGAAGTGGGGGATCCGGGACGCCAGGCACGGCGAGGCCGGCTTGTCGGCCACCGTGAGTCCGAGCTCCCGGGCGACGGCCCTGACATCGGCCTTGGTCAGGCCGGCAGCGGCCAACGGCCGGAGCACGCCGTGCTCGGTCGCGGCCCGGGCTCCGGGGCGGTCCGGCCGGAGCACGTCGTCCGCATTCTCCCCATAGGCGATGGCGTCCAACCCCAGCGAGGGGGCGAGGCCGGCGTCGATGGTGGCGAACAGCTCGTCCTTGCAGTGATAGCAGCGATCCGGACCGTTGGCCCGATAGGCGGCTCGATCGCCTTCTTTGGTCTCCACCTCGACCACGGCGACCCCGAGCTGATCAGCGACGGCGTGGGCGGCGCGTCTTTCCGTGGCCGCGAGGCTGGGAGAGACCCCGAGCAGTGCCACCACTCGATCCGCACCGAGCACCCGGGCGGCGAGGGCGAGCAGCACGGAGGAGTCCACCCCGCCGGAGAACGCAACACCGAGTCTCTCGATCCCAGCGAGTTCGGCAGCAACCCGCTCGGTCGCCTGGGCCAGCGGGACGGCTGGTGCGGCGAGATCGGTCACGCTCTGGAGCCTAACCGCCGAGCGGATGTCAGCGGCGTCTGAGCTCATCGCCGGCACCTGCCTGGAGTCGCCAGACCTGAATCAGCGGCAGAACCATGAGCACGGCGAGACCGCCGAAGGCCCAGGCGTAGGCCTCAGACGGCGGGCTCGGGGACACCTGCTCGCCCAGCCGGAGCAGCATGGCGCCGATAGCGATCCCCAGACCGCTCGCCAGCTGCTGCATCGTGGCCGACAACGTGTTGGCGCCGGTCATCGCATCGGCGGGGACATCGGCGTACTGCAACGAGTTGTAGGAGCTGAACCCGACGGAGCGGAAGACACCGCTGATCAGCAAGAGTCCGCCGACCACCGGCAGCGGAGTGGTGGGCTGCAACAGACCGAGAGCCGCGATGACCAGGGCGCCGGCGGCGATGCAACAGATCAGCACCGGGCGGAAGCCGAACCGGCGGATCAGCGGGCTGGTCGCCGGTTTGATGGCCATGTTGCCGAGGAAGAGGAGCAGCAACAGGTTGCCGGAGGTGACCGGGGACAGTCCGAAGCCGACCTGCAGCAGCAGGGGCACCAGGAACGGGACGGCGTTGATCACCATCCGATAGACCCCACCGCCGAGGTTGCTGACGGCGAAGGTACGGATGCGCAACGCGCCCAGCTGCAGGATCGGGTGGGGCGTACGCCGCAACCACCACCCGGTCACCACGATCAGGACGGCAGAACCGACTCCTGCGACGAGCACGACAGGCCAATCCAGGCCACCGGCCAGTTGCACCAGCTCGAGGAAGATCATGGTGACCGCGAGCGTGCCGCCGCAGAGCACGAAGCCCAGCCAGTCCAAGGGCCGCGGATCGTGGTCGCGGGTGGTCGGCACGATCCGTACGGTCACGATCAGGGCGAGCGCTCCCAGCGGGACGTTGATCAAGAAGATCCAGTGCCAGCTGGCGATGGTCACGATCCACCCGCCGAGGGTCGGCGCGATCACCGGGGCGAGCAGCGCAGG from Microlunatus phosphovorus NM-1 includes:
- the larB gene encoding nickel pincer cofactor biosynthesis protein LarB; translated protein: MTDHSTRAALDDAALDDIAQLDLGRATRRGYPEAIFCQGKTVDQVARIATVLVGQPQVALFTRVREEQVTALLEVLPDAAYDAEARLVAWPPVPPEPTGGPVLVLAAGTSDLPVAREALLTTRYLGRQADLVVDVGVAGLHRILAQVPRLRTAKAIVVAAGMDGALPSVVAGLVAAPVIAVPTSVGYGAAFEGLAALLTMLNACAPGVAVVNIDNGYGAGHLAAQIAAP
- the larE gene encoding ATP-dependent sacrificial sulfur transferase LarE, translating into MTDLAAPAVPLAQATERVAAELAGIERLGVAFSGGVDSSVLLALAARVLGADRVVALLGVSPSLAATERRAAHAVADQLGVAVVEVETKEGDRAAYRANGPDRCYHCKDELFATIDAGLAPSLGLDAIAYGENADDVLRPDRPGARAATEHGVLRPLAAAGLTKADVRAVARELGLTVADKPASPCLASRIPHFEEVTPDKLAQIDRAEEALRELGLGDLRVRHHGDIARLELAADDLVRIAADPVRGEVLRAVRAAGFRYVTLDLAGLQSGAFTLPLVAVSHD
- a CDS encoding MFS transporter, with product MTARSRLNRPLALLVAGTFFMEILDGTILSTAAPAIAADLGVEPVDVNTAMTGYLIALAAGIPVSGWLTDRFGGRRILTVAIAVFTLASIACALSPNLPTLVVMRIVQGFGGALMVPVGRLVVLRETSKADLLDAIAYLTWPALLAPVIAPTLGGWIVTIASWHWIFLINVPLGALALIVTVRIVPTTRDHDPRPLDWLGFVLCGGTLAVTMIFLELVQLAGGLDWPVVLVAGVGSAVLIVVTGWWLRRTPHPILQLGALRIRTFAVSNLGGGVYRMVINAVPFLVPLLLQVGFGLSPVTSGNLLLLLFLGNMAIKPATSPLIRRFGFRPVLICCIAAGALVIAALGLLQPTTPLPVVGGLLLISGVFRSVGFSSYNSLQYADVPADAMTGANTLSATMQQLASGLGIAIGAMLLRLGEQVSPSPPSEAYAWAFGGLAVLMVLPLIQVWRLQAGAGDELRRR